A single window of Drosophila suzukii chromosome 3, CBGP_Dsuzu_IsoJpt1.0, whole genome shotgun sequence DNA harbors:
- the sstn gene encoding putative mediator of RNA polymerase II transcription subunit 15, with translation MQLKAPKSRNMASLKDEEQAATTSNSTNHLNNNNNNTNNINNNHSSSSHHHNNNNNKNEDDPKVRRENLEARKQALEQRLSEKSWLLQQIQKQETAIINGNYEQMTINEFFVQLAQQYKHEQQHQALARENNSILRRKQSTTSRESRESQMTNNNNNRQSETLSNRSSEYDNYQPSSSAGAGDMLVIGVAQQQVQQQPPLVKSALKKRPTPTPSQMQYMRQQHQQQAHLAMNMNYQRSQPDVISMYSANSSNVATLRQPPQVAPQQQPIIVQCDKYYLSPTHQSYNEGGFIKSSQNIKKYVSPLASPSNHSYEHQQQQQRNPMHHQRQLDAISLAPSYVSVDMEAAQHQQQYRWRSQSHIAPLTPPQLGIIEVKSHSSDMLAVPMPPSRYPPHDEISLSSSSTTIEKKPKSKQWMESSLDGPAVIRQMDSQPHSPAGSSNGSSNPGATAMVMSKPRAKLSSQSMSVAGRHYSMSNQRPTPNYPSASYAVNTSSKALLSQSTSYLNAMEQTLGISVSYPLEPLDIPALRNLPPKPSQMQQPTPPPRPPPANQGQNQNLNHSGSGIASGHGHGNAVQTALVSPPLTVATASLSPEIRIESPKNMTVVQQATFQPYKEVTKPFEMSDFYKYSTKFKQKEGGNPN, from the coding sequence ATGCAATTGAAAGCGCCCAAGAGCAGAAATATGGCCAGTCTTAAAGATGAAGAACAGGCGGCAACTACAAGCAACTCCACGAACCAcctcaacaacaacaacaataacacgAATAATATAAACAATAACCACAGCAGCAGTAGCCACCAccataacaacaacaacaacaaaaacgaGGATGATCCAAAGGTTAGGAGGGAAAACCTGGAGGCCAGGAAACAGGCTTTGGAGCAGCGTCTGAGCGAAAAGAGCTGGCTGCTGCAACAAATTCAGAAACAGGAGACAGCCATTATCAATGGCAATTATGAACAGATGACAATCAATGAGTTTTTCGTTCAACTAGCCCAACAGTACAAACATGAACAGCAGCACCAGGCCTTGGCCAGGGAAAACAACTCGATTCTCAGAAGGAAACAAAGCACGACGAGCCGAGAAAGTAGGGAAAGCCAAATGaccaacaacaataacaatcgCCAGTCGGAAACGCTATCGAATCGCAGTTCAGAATACGACAATTACCAGCCCTCCTCGTCGGCGGGGGCGGGCGATATGCTGGTAATAGGCGTGGCCCAGCAGCAGGTGCAACAACAACCGCCGCTGGTGAAGAGCGCCCTGAAGAAGCGACCCACACCCACGCCCAGTCAAATGCAATATATGCgtcagcagcatcagcagcaagCGCATCTGGCAATGAACATGAACTACCAGAGATCACAGCCGGATGTGATATCCATGTACTCGGCAAACTCCTCGAATGTGGCCACTTTGAGGCAACCGCCGCAAGTGGCTCCCCAACAGCAGCCAATTATAGTGCAGTGCGATAAGTATTACTTATCGCCCACCCATCAAAGTTACAATGAGGGTGGCTTCATCAAATCAAGTCAGAACATCAAGAAATATGTTTCCCCTCTGGCATCGCCCAGCAATCATAGCTAtgagcatcagcagcagcagcagcgtaATCCTATGCATCATCAGCGACAACTGGATGCAATATCCTTGGCTCCCAGCTACGTCTCTGTTGATATGGAGGCAGCCCAGCATCAGCAGCAATACCGCTGGCGTTCTCAGTCACACATAGCACCATTAACACCTCCGCAATTGGGTATAATCGAAGTTAAATCGCATTCCAGCGATATGCTGGCGGTGCCCATGCCACCCAGCCGCTATCCGCCGCATGATGAGATCTCTTTATCTTCTTCATCCACGACCATTGAAAAGAAACCCAAGTCGAAGCAGTGGATGGAATCATCGCTAGACGGACCGGCTGTTATAAGGCAGATGGATTCGCAACCGCACAGTCCAGCCGGAAGCAGTAATGGCAGTAGTAACCCCGGAGCAACAGCCATGGTAATGAGTAAACCCCGCGCCAAACTCTCCTCTCAGTCGATGTCGGTAGCGGGTCGTCACTATTCCATGTCTAACCAGCGGCCAACACCGAACTATCCAAGTGCCAGCTATGCGGTGAATACCAGTTCGAAAGCTTTGCTCAGTCAGTCGACATCGTACCTCAACGCTATGGAGCAGACTTTGGGAATTTCTGTGTCGTATCCACTGGAACCACTGGACATACCGGCGCTTCGAAACCTACCACCGAAACCAAGTCAAATGCAGCAGCCCACACCGCCACCGAGACCACCACCTGCAAATCAGGGTCAAAACCAGAATCTGAATCACAGTGGGAGTGGTATTGCATCCGGGCATGGACATGGCAATGCTGTACAAACAGCTTTGGTATCACCGCCTTTAACCGTGGCCACGGCCAGTTTATCGCCCGAAATTCGCATCGAGTCGCCAAAGAACATGACCGTAGTGCAGCAGGCCACTTTCCAGCCATACAAAGAAGTGACCAAACCCTTTGAGATGTCCGATTTCTACAAATACTCCACCAAGTTCAAACAAAAGGAGGGCGGCAATCCCAATTGA